The following DNA comes from Limnobacter sp. SAORIC-580.
AATGCGGCAGCTTCCGAAGAGTTGGCTGCAACTGCGGAGGAAATGAGTGGTCAGGCCAGCATGTTGAACACCGCCATGAGTTTCTTTGACACTGGCACAGGCCGATCAACTGCCCGCAACTCAAGCCATGCTGAGCGCAAACCAGCGCCCGGCAAGGCGAGCAGCCAGGGTGGTGCAAACGGTTTCGACAGTTTCGACGACTTTTAATAGGGGTACTCACCATGAGCAATGTCAATGAGCAATTGGCCAAGGCCATGGAGAGTGACAGCGCCAGCCACCAGTACCTGACTTTTCAGGTACATGGACAAAAGCTGGCGGTGGAAATTCTCCGGATCAAAGAGATCATCGAATTTGGACGAATTACCGTGGTGCCCATGATGCAGCAATGCATCAGCGGCGTGATCAACCTGCGCGGCTCTGTGGTGCCCGTGGTGGATTTGAGTGCCCGGTTTGGGCAAGGCAAAACCACCATCAACCGCCGCACCTGCATTGTGATTCTTGAATCGCAAATGGCCGACGAAACACAAGTGGTCGGTTTCATGGTGGACGCAGTGAATGCCGTGGTTGATATTGGGGCCGAGTTTATTGCGCCGCCGCCGCAGTTTGGTGCGGGCGTAAAAACTGACTTCTTGCGCGGTATTGGCAAGGTAGACGACGAGTTTGTGCTGGTGTTGAATGTTGAGCGCCTGCTGGACTTCGACATTCCCACCGACCTGGAAGAAGCTGCCGCCGCCGCAGTGGCCTGAGCAACTTCTTGGAACTGGAAGGTATTGATGCGTCACTGAGATCATGAGCTGACACACCCACTGGGGGGATGTTCCCCCGGTGGGGCCCCATGAGATATCTCAACCGCATGCTAAAACTAAAATACGTCCTCGATATTTCAGACAGTGCCTCTCGTGCCCGGCAGAGAATGGCTTTTGCCGGGCTTTCTTTTCTCATGGTGTTCTTTTTTGCCCCTGGTGGTGCCATCGTTGGCAACGGCGCGCGCATGGCATTCATGATTGCCTTGGGTATTTATTTTCACCTGGCCTTGGTGCAATCTTGGCTGATTTCCAACCGTGAGCGACATTGGGAAAAAATTGAGCTGCCCAGTTATTGCCTGGATCTGCCCATGATCGGTTGGGGCCTGGTTGTCGCTGCAGAATTCCTGGCACCCGTGTCCCCTTTGATCGCAGTGGTGGCTCTGGTTCGGGGTATTCGGTATGGCCCCTGCATGTTGGCTTGCCACATTGGCTTGGGTATTGCGATTGTGTTGGGGCTGGCTTGGTTGGTGCCGTACTGGCAGGCCCACCTTGAGTTGGTGTATGCCAATCTGTTTTTGTTGCTGGTGCTGCCCATTCAGTTTTATGGTGTCAGTGTAAAAATTCAGGCCAGCTCGAAATCGCTGCGACAGGAAAACCTGACTGACCCTTTAACCCGCAGTTTGAATCGCAAGGCACTTGAGGCTGCCGTGTGGCGCATGCTCAATGCCAAAGAACCCTTTGTGTTGTCTTTTCTGGATCTCGACAATTTCAAGATGGTCAACGACACTCTCGGCCATGCCACGGGTGACAAGCTGCTCAAGCGCGTCAGCACCAAGCTGTCGGTTCGGTTGCGAGCGGAGGACAAGGTGTATCGCCTCTCCGGTGATGAATTCGTGGTGTTGAGTTTGGGCAACAGTCGCTCGGATATGGCCGAGAATCTTGGGCAGCGCATTCGGGCAGCCATTTCAGAGGCCATTCAATACACCTGCCCCGATTTACCTGTGTCGGCAAGCGTGGGAGTGCTACAGGTTTCTACATTTGAGGAGCGTAGCCTTGAAACACTTTTGGCACATGCTGACCAGTTGATGTACCAAGCCAAAAAATCCGGGAAAAACCAGGTATTGGTTCAAACGCTGTAAATCGGGCTAATCAGCCTTTTGTGGGGCAATAGGTACTGCTCGATCTTTGCGGGCTGGCAGGGGTTTGAAGTTCTGGGGCTTGGTGCACATAGGTGCATTCGGCGATTTCACCGTAGTTGGAATCGCGCGTGGCCAAGGCTTTGCTGATTTGTATTGAAACAAAGACCACCATGAATGCTGCAATGGCAAACCACAACACTTTTCTGTTGCGTCTAAAAAATGCACCTAAATCAAACATGAAAGCCAGTCAAACCCAGAAAGTGTGAATTGTTGTAAATTGGAAACAATTATTAAAAATATTAAACAATAAGTCAATTCTTATTTGACAGCTTTGTTCGGTTTATTTTGCCGGCTTGTCAATCTCGCCCACGTCAAGAATTGGCGATGCATCCATGGTTTCTGCACCCAATAAGGTGGTTACCCGGCCCAGCACTGAGGCAATCAAATGTTGCTCCCAGCTTTGTAGTTGCTCAAAGCGATCTGCGAAGCGGGTTTGCAGGCTGGACGGCGCATCGTTTACCTCGTGTTTGCCCTTGTCGGTCAACACCACTTCAAGCCTGCGCTTGTCAACTGTGCTGCGAATTTTCTCGATCAAACCCCGGCTTTCCAGTTTTTGAAGAATCACTGTAGATGTCACGGGGGAAAGGCTGAGCGACTTGGCCAGCTCGCCCGGGGAAATGCCGGGATTGTCGGCCACCGATTGCAAAGTCAACAATTCAGAGGTGGCCATGTCAGCTTTTTTGGCCAATTCTCGGGCACTGGATTCTGTGGCACGAATAATGCGGCGAAGCGAAATAAGTGATTCTTGTAAGGTGCTGTCCATGCTCGCTAACCCGGTGATTTAATTCATTTTGATGAATTGTAGTGATTAACCGGCCTGGTGAGTTGGAATTTCCTACGCTTAGAGCATTCCCACCAAATTTAACAATTTCAGCGATGTCAGAGGGGTATTCAAGATGGTTTGCATTTATTTATAAAGTAAACTATTATTAGATTGTTCTTTCATAAAAACTCTTCATTGCATTGGTTTTCAATGATGAGCTTTTACGAAAGGATGAGAAGTAGTTTATTTATTAATAACAAATGGGCCTGCCAATAACAGGGCCATCTCATCCAAATGTCCAAACATGATGTCGTTTTGCGACATCCCGTGCTCGAAGATGGCACTGCCGTATTCGACCTTGTGGATGCTTGCAAGCCACTCGATCTGAACTCCCATTATTTGTACCTGCTGCAATGCAGTCACTTTGCGCCTACTTGCGTAGTCGCAACCCTGAACAGCGAGGTGGTTGCCTGGGTTTCCGGTTACATTCCGCCCAAACAAGCCGACACGTTTTTTGTGTGGCAAGTCGCAGTTGGGGAAAAGGCTCGGGGGCTGGGCTTGGGCAAGAGACTCCTCAACTGGGTGGTGGCCCAGCAAAGCGGCATTGCAAAAATTCACACATCCATTACGCCCGACAACGCGGCGTCTTGGGGGCTTTTCAAATCACTGGCCCGCGACTGGGGCAGTCATTTGTCTTCACGAGACTGGTTCGAAGAACAGTCTCACTTTGGCGGTCGACACAACACCGAAGTATTGGTGGAAATCACTTTGCCAACATCGCCACTGGCGACATTCCTACAAACTCAAGGAGTACAACAATGAGTGACTCAAGCAAGTCAATCGACTTTCAAACCCTGAGCAAAATTCGCACATTCCAGAAAAACGAGTCGGAAGCGCGCAGCTATTGCCGCAGCTTTCCAACCCTGTTTGTGCGCGCCAAGGGCAGCACCATGACCGACATGCATGGTCAGGATTATCTCGATTTCCTGTCTGGGGCAGGCTCGTTAAACTACGGGCACAACGATCCAGAGATGAAATCGGCATTGCTTGACTACATTGCAGACGATGGCATTGGCCACAGCCTGGACATGCACAGCGCCGCCAAGGCCAAGTTTATTGATGCGTTCAACCGCCATATTTTGAAGCCGCGTGGCATGCAATATCGCATTCAGTTTACGGGCCCCACTGGTACCAACTCGGTTGAAGCGGCCATCAAACTGGCTCGCAAAATTACCGGGCGCAAGCAAATTATTGCGTTCACCAACGGCTTTCATGGCGTAACGCAAGGTGCGTTGGCATGTACCGCGAACAGCCATCACCGCAGCCCATCGGCTTCTACACTGTGTGGCGTTGACCGTTACCCTTATGACGGTTACATGGGCGAAGATGTGGACACCACCGAGTACCTTGAAAAAATGCTGACCGACAAGTCGAGTGGTCAAGATGCGCCTGCCGCCGTGATTGTGGAAGGCGTGCAAGGTGAGGGTGGTTTAAACCCGGCTTCCATGAAGTGGCTGAAGAACCTGGCCAAGGTGACCCGCAAGGCTGGTGCCATGTTGATTCTTGACGAAATTCAGGCCGGTGTTGGCCGTGCAGGTTCGTTCTTCAGCTTTGAGGAAGCCGGCATTGAGCCTGACCTGATTTGCCTGTCCAAATCACTGTCTGGTATGGGCCTGCCCATGGCGGTCACCCTGATTCGTCCCGACCTCGATTTCTGGAAGCCAGGTGAGCACAACGGCACCTTCCGAGGCAACAACCATGCATTCATTACTGCCGCAGCCGCCCTTGAAAAGTATTGGGCCAACCCGGCATTTGAGCGCGGTATTGCACAACGTGCCG
Coding sequences within:
- the ectA gene encoding diaminobutyrate acetyltransferase; this encodes MSKHDVVLRHPVLEDGTAVFDLVDACKPLDLNSHYLYLLQCSHFAPTCVVATLNSEVVAWVSGYIPPKQADTFFVWQVAVGEKARGLGLGKRLLNWVVAQQSGIAKIHTSITPDNAASWGLFKSLARDWGSHLSSRDWFEEQSHFGGRHNTEVLVEITLPTSPLATFLQTQGVQQ
- a CDS encoding MarR family winged helix-turn-helix transcriptional regulator → MDSTLQESLISLRRIIRATESSARELAKKADMATSELLTLQSVADNPGISPGELAKSLSLSPVTSTVILQKLESRGLIEKIRSTVDKRRLEVVLTDKGKHEVNDAPSSLQTRFADRFEQLQSWEQHLIASVLGRVTTLLGAETMDASPILDVGEIDKPAK
- a CDS encoding chemotaxis protein CheW, which codes for MSNVNEQLAKAMESDSASHQYLTFQVHGQKLAVEILRIKEIIEFGRITVVPMMQQCISGVINLRGSVVPVVDLSARFGQGKTTINRRTCIVILESQMADETQVVGFMVDAVNAVVDIGAEFIAPPPQFGAGVKTDFLRGIGKVDDEFVLVLNVERLLDFDIPTDLEEAAAAAVA
- a CDS encoding GGDEF domain-containing protein; protein product: MRYLNRMLKLKYVLDISDSASRARQRMAFAGLSFLMVFFFAPGGAIVGNGARMAFMIALGIYFHLALVQSWLISNRERHWEKIELPSYCLDLPMIGWGLVVAAEFLAPVSPLIAVVALVRGIRYGPCMLACHIGLGIAIVLGLAWLVPYWQAHLELVYANLFLLLVLPIQFYGVSVKIQASSKSLRQENLTDPLTRSLNRKALEAAVWRMLNAKEPFVLSFLDLDNFKMVNDTLGHATGDKLLKRVSTKLSVRLRAEDKVYRLSGDEFVVLSLGNSRSDMAENLGQRIRAAISEAIQYTCPDLPVSASVGVLQVSTFEERSLETLLAHADQLMYQAKKSGKNQVLVQTL
- the ectB gene encoding diaminobutyrate--2-oxoglutarate transaminase, which produces MSDSSKSIDFQTLSKIRTFQKNESEARSYCRSFPTLFVRAKGSTMTDMHGQDYLDFLSGAGSLNYGHNDPEMKSALLDYIADDGIGHSLDMHSAAKAKFIDAFNRHILKPRGMQYRIQFTGPTGTNSVEAAIKLARKITGRKQIIAFTNGFHGVTQGALACTANSHHRSPSASTLCGVDRYPYDGYMGEDVDTTEYLEKMLTDKSSGQDAPAAVIVEGVQGEGGLNPASMKWLKNLAKVTRKAGAMLILDEIQAGVGRAGSFFSFEEAGIEPDLICLSKSLSGMGLPMAVTLIRPDLDFWKPGEHNGTFRGNNHAFITAAAALEKYWANPAFERGIAQRAEVVNQSLNRILKANDNVTVQVKGRGMMQGIEMQSGALADEVVAECFKHHMIIETCGNDGQVVKVFAALNIEMEDLKKGLTILEKAVAAISAKAEKEANSKKVKA